From the genome of Corallococcus macrosporus DSM 14697:
GAAGCTCGGCTGGGCCAGGGCGCTCAGCGCTGCCTCGACTGCCAGGTGGGTCACCCCCACGCCGGTGATCTTCAGAAAGAAGTTGTCGGGGACGACCTTCCAGCCCTGTGTCACCTCAAGAGTGTACTTGAATGTGTGGTTGATGCGCCCTCCGGCGAAGTTCCACCAGAGCGCGCTGCCCTCTGAGTCCACCTGGACCGGAAGATTGGTACGCCGGAGCAGTGGGCCGAGATCCGCTCGCAGCGTCCGCAGCTCGCGGGTGGCGCTCTCGTCGAGATAGGGCAGCTCCTCCTCTCCCTCCAGCAGGGAGCGGATGCGCTGGCAGACCTCCCGTCCAAGAAACCTCGGCATGAAACCACCCCAGGTGGGCTTCTTGCCCGCGGGGGCGGCTCGCACGTGCACCTCACGAGCAGTGTGGATGACGTGGTCCACGACCCAGGCTCGTCCACCCAACAGGAACGAGCTCATTCCCTCCACCAGCCGCTCCACGAAGGTGGGCTCGATGGAGCCAATCTCCTGGGCGCCCGCGATGACCCTGTACATCACCGGGCTGGTAAAGACGGCGTAGAGCTCGGCGAAGTTCTTTCGACCGAACAGCCTCTCCGCGCGATCCCCAAGCGAGAGCTTCCCCGCGGACTCGTAGAGGAACTGCTGATCGACGAGGTGCTGGACGAGTGCCTCGTACTCATCCCGCGAGATGCCCCTGAAGTCGGATACGCGTGAGAGCTGGTGGTAGGCGTCTTCACGAGAGATGGCGCCGAACTGGAGAGACAGTGCCATCAGCTGCTGCACGAGCACGGGCCAGCAGCGAGTCTGGACCGGCACGTCCTCCACCCATGGCGAGCGGGCCAGCTCGACCAGGGCCATGGCCAGCAGGAACTCCTCCGAGCCCTCGCAGAGGAAGGTCATGTTCGCGACCTGGCCCGCGCGGCGGCCGGTGCGCCCGATGCGTTGAAGGAACGAGGAGACCGTCGTCGGCGCATTCGCCTGCATCACCACGTCCAGGTCGCCCACGTCGATGCCTAGCTCCAGCGTGGACGTGCAGACGATGCACGCGTCCTGTCCGTGGTGGAATCGCTCCTCGGCTCGCTGTCTCTCCTCCAGTGACACCGAGCTGTGGTGCACGAACACGTCTGTTCCCTGGCCTCGCATCCGCTCGGACACGGCCTCCGTCAGCGAGCGCGTCTGGCAGAAGAAGAGGCTCTTCTTGCCGTGCGCGAGCGCCGCGCCTGCCCGGGCGATGTCGGCGACGGTGCCGGGCACCGAGATGGAGATGCGACGCTGGCTGGGTTGCTTGGGTGGATTCACCACGGCCCCCTCGCGCCGGGACGAGCCCTTCAGCCAAGCGAGGATGTCGGCGGGGTTTCCCACAGTCGCGGAGAGGCCCACCCGCTGAACGTCATGGCCGCCAAGTGCCGCCAGTCGCTCGATGACTGACAGCAGGTGGGCGCCCCGGTCCGTCCCTGCGAGGGCATGGACCTCGTCGATGACCACGTACCGGAGCTGGGAGAACAGCGACTGCGTGGGAACACGGGGGGAGATGAGCATCACCTCGAGCGACTCGGGTGTGGTCATAAGCAGCTCCGCTGGCTCTCTCACGAACGCTCGCTTGTGCGTGTCGGGCGTGTCGCCGTGCCACACGAACCGGCGCAGGCCCACCATCTCCGTGTATGTCCCGAGCCGCTCTTCCTGGTTGTTGAGCAGGGCCTTGATAGGTGCCACATAGATGGCTCCCACGGATGACACGGGCCTCTCGATGAGCTCCGCCAGGACCGGGAAGATAGAGGCCTCGGTCTTGCCGCCCGCCGTCGGGGCCAGGACTACGGCGTTCTTCCCCTCGAGGAGCGCCTCCGCAGCGAGCTCCTGGACGGGACGGAGCCCCTGGAACCCCAGTCGGCTGACGATGGCGTCCTGGAGCCTCGGTGGAAAGCGGCTGAATACGCTCATGTCCCGTCCTCAGAAATCAATGACGGCGTAGCCCTTGGCATCATCCGCCTCGGGCTCGTACTCGGGCTTGCCGCTCTGCCTGCTCGCTTCCGTGACCGTGAGCGCCGGTTCGATCTCCGGCCGGCCGGGTGCCGGCTGGAAGTCAGGGTTCTCGTCCACGGCGTCGAACACGCTCACCGCTCGCCGCAGGAACTGGCGCGGGACGACTCCCACGTCTCCACGGAAACCCGCGGTCACCTCGTCCACCAGCGAGTCCAGGTACTCGGGTGAGACTCGCACCTCGAAGCTCTGCCGCTCCTTGGCGGGGTAGAGCGACCGCAGCTTCATACCCACCTCCTTCAGGCGCGGCTTGTCGAAGGGTCGCAAGCTCAACTGCGGCTGCTTCAGCGGGGCGTACCCCCCCTCGGACTGGAAGGCGATGCGGTCATACAGCGGCTGGAGGCCACGGACGCCGCGAGGAGTATCGAAGAACTCGGGCGTGCCGGTGAAGAGCCACAGAAGCCCCGGGAAGCTGCCCGCGGCGTCGAGGATCTGCCTCATCCCGTTCAGTGACTTCTGCCGCACGTCGGACTTCATGCGGAGGATGGTCTCCGCCTCGTCGATGACGATGACCAGGCCGGCGTACCCGGCGCCCTTCACGATGGCCAGGATGCCGCGGAGGTAGGCGAGCGCGTCCGTGCTCTGGAGTTCTCCCTTGATGCCCGCGTGCTTCTTTGCGGCGGCGGAGACGTTCTCGCTCCCCGACAGCCACGAGAGCAGGGCGGAGGCATCGGCGAACTGCCCCCGCTGCTTGAGCTGGAAGATGGTGCGCACTACCCGGACGAAGTCCTGGGGGACCTCGTTCTTCGTCCGCGCGGCCAGCTCCTCGTCCAGCTTCTTCAGGACTTCTTCGTCGAAGCCGGGCGCGTCCGGGTCCTTGCCCAGTGACGTGAGGTGCTCCTCGACCCGGGCGATCCATCGATCCAACACGTCGGCGAGCGCGCCTCGCGGGCAGGCCCGGGTGCTCAGCTCGCTGACGACCTTGCGGTAGACGTCGTCGAAGCGGTGGAAGTGGAGATCGTTATCGGACACGACCACGAAGCTGGTGGCGAAGTTCCGCTCGTGGGCATCCGCCACGGCGAGGCGGGCGAGGAACGTCTTGCCGCAGCCGTAGCCTCCGCGCAGGAACTTCATCTCGCCGTCGCCCTCGGCGGCTCGCTGGAGCTTGCGATGCAGCTCTCCGCGCTCACGCTCGATGCCGACCGCGAAGGTCTCGAGGCCTCGCTCGGGGACGGCACCCCGGCGCAGGCTGTCGAAGATGTTGTCGATATCTCGTTTGCTGAGGGACATGGTGTTCTCTACAGGCGCTCGTAGCGCTTGCCGTCCGCGGTCATGGTGACCTGGACCTCGAAGGTGAGCTTGTCGCGGAAGGCGTCGAACCGGGCGGCGAACGACCGGGCCCTGCGCGCATTGCCGAGCAGTTGGATCAGCTCCGCCTCGTTCAGGCTGCCGAACCGCTCGAGATGATCGAAGACCTTACCCGCGTCCTCGTCGCCGAGCCGGGCGCCCCAGCCGCCCAGGGGCTTGGGACTGACGGGGGCCTCGGAGGCGGACGTGGCCGGGGCGCGGGTGACCGCCGGCTGCGGCAAGGCGACGTATGACACGGAGTAGAAGGCCGGGGGAGAGGCCTTGACGTTCGCATCCGACGCCAGGACGAGCTCCACCGGGAGCCGCTCATCCACCGCGCCCTCGAGCACGAAGGAGACCTCGGTCCAGTCATGGGTGGCGGCGTCCAGCCGCACGCTCCCCGCATGTGCGCTCGCGCCGGGGCCGATGATGTCCTTGGGCACGACGCGGACATCTGCGCGCTGGGGCACCCGCATGAGCACGTCTACCGGCTGCGAGCTCGCGAAGGCGAGCGGGGCCTGTCCAGGCTCGCGGGCCGGGCTGGCCCGGACGCGCAGGCGGTGCACTCCAGGCCCCCCCGGAGCCGTCTCGCATTGCAGGGTGAAGCGCAGCCCCGTCTCCCGACTCGCGCGGGTGCGAGACAACTGAAGGACGGGGATGACGCGCTCCTGGAGCGAGTTGCCCCCGTGGGTGAACGAGCCAGGGGGACGGCCCACGTCGTACTCCGCCGTGTCCTCGCGGAAGACGAGGAAGCCCTTCGCCTCGTACCCGAGCGTCGAGAGCGGCAGCGTGAAGTGCCCCGGGTCCATGCGGTCGGTGTCGCTATACGCATACCGGCGCTGTGCCTGGCCCCGCGCGCCGAAGGAGTGCGCCTTGCGCCCACGCCCCAGGAGAAAGCCATGGTCCGCGGTGAGGACGAAGTGGCTCACCCCCGCGAGCTCCAGGTGGTGTCGCGCGGAAATCACGTCCCGGAGCACGTCCTGGAAGACCCGGACGCCCAGGCCGCTCTCCCCCGCCTCATCCAGCTCCTGGCCATGGACGATGATGAGCTGCGTCCGGGAGACCTGACTTTTCAATCGCGGGGCAGGGGTCTCGAGCAACTCCGCGATGCTCCGCAGGTGCAGAGGCGCTCGTCCCTCGGAGCGGGTCGCCATGGCCTTCACCCGGTCATCGGGGCGGGCCACGAGTGCTTCACCGGTCCGGAAGCCCTCGAAGCGGCCTTCCTTGATGACGGGAAACAGCCGGCCCTCCCGCCCGACGGGCGCGAGCGCGTTCATGCCGACGGACGTCACGGTCGGCAGCTCGGCCAGTCGGGCACGCAGCTCCACGTTCACCCCGCTGGCCTTGAACTCCTCCTGTAGCTCCAGCGCCATCTCGAAGCGGAGCGCGTCCAGGACGAAGAGCGCGACCCGCTCGCCGCGGCCGAGCAGGGGCGCGATGACTTGGTCGAACAGCGTCCGCTGTTGAATCTCGGGGGGAGGGAGCGAGCCGGTCTGGCGGCAGAGCTGAGCGAAGTCCCGGGCCAGCCGGTCGGACCAGTCGGAATGGGCGAAGCGGAGCTTCTCGAAGGCCTGGTCGAGCGCCGTGAGCTCGGGAAGCAGGGGCCCGTAGAGGGCCGCGAAGCGCTGCTCGAACTCGCGGTGGGCTCGGTCCACGGCAGCCGCGCTCTCCACATAGCGCTGGACCGCTTCCTCGAGGCTGGTGACACCGGAGAGGGGCCGGGGCGCCTCCAGCAGCGCCACGCCCAGGCTCGCGGCCTCGCCCACCAGCGCCCACGCCCAGCGGCGCGGAGGCTCGTGTTGGACCCAGAAGCCCTGGCTCGCCTCATGCGCCTGCGCCCAGTGCAGCGCCTGGCGGTAATCGCCGCTGGCCAGCGCGGCCACCGCCCCCTGGTAGATGCTGAGCGCCTCGAACTGGAAGGTGTCGATGCGGCCGAGGTCCTTGGGGTCGGTCTGCTCCTTGTCCTTGAGCCACACCTCCACGCCTAGCGCCCAGGTGCGGTACTGCTCCGGCAGCATCTGCCGCAGCCGGGCCGCTTCCGCCTGGCAGCGCTTCACGGTGGGAGGGGGGAGGGACTGGAGGCGCATGAGGTCCGGGGCCCTCGGGGGCCTCCGGAGGTCGTGCACGAACTCGACGCAGAGCAGCCACGCCACCACAGCTTCGGTCAACTCGGGCATCTTGCGGAACCACGCGGCGTCCGTGCCGAACAGTGCCTCCGCCCGGGCCTGGAGCGCGCGGATGGCGCCGTCCGGGCGCTCCGAGGAGGTCCCCGTCAGGTGATTCACGAACTCGGGCGCTTCCAGGCGGGAGACCCACTCCGCGTGCGTGTCCAAGCTCGCGCTGCCCGCTCGGGCGAGCCACGCGTCAGCCTTCTCCAGGGAGAGGTCGGGCGCGGTGACGAAGGCCTCGATGTCCGGCAGAGGCAGGCGTCCGTTCGCGGCCTCGCGCACCAGGGTGGCGAGGTTCTGCTGGAAGGCTGCGCCGCACTCGTACATCTCGAGCGCGGGGGTCTTCCGGATGCTCTCGGTGTTGAACCCGGGGAGATGGAGGAGCAGTGGGGGCTTGTCGATGGTGCTGCCCTCCTGGCGAAGGGCAAGCATCAGCTCCAGAAAGCTCCCGCGGAAGGCGAGCACGGGCGTGGAGAACTGCCGCGCTTCGGCCCTCCGACGCAGCTCATCCACGAAGACCGTGTAGGCGCCGTCCGCGTCCAACCAGATGACGATCTTCTTGGCCTGGAGCTCGGCGAGGAGTCGCTGTTCGAGAAAGGCGCTGACTGGGGCGGTGCTGGCGGCTGTCATGCGCACTCGGCCTCATCGTCGGCCTCTTCCTCGTCCCTGGCATCGGGCAGGTCGAGTTCTTGCTGGGCCTGTTTCCTGGCCTTTCGCTCACGGCGGGCCAACTCGGCGGCTTCGATTTCGCGCGCGCGTTTGGCGTGCTCTTCTCGGAAATCCACGCGGAGGGCATCAGAGTCTTTTTCGTCGAGCTTGAAGTCCGGGCCTATCTCATCTTGGAGCCGGAGTTCCCATTGATAGGCCTTCTCCGGATGGTATTTCCAGAAGCAGCCGTGCGCGACCGCGAGGGATGGGTCCTGTCGGCACTTCTCGTCCACGCGCGAGGGGAAGTAGCGCGCGGCGAGGTGGGACCAGTCATAGTCTTTTCGGCCTTTCGCGTTGGTAAGTTCCTTCCACCACTTTTTCGGGTCCTTCCACATGGGCTCCAGCAGCGGCCACAGCGCGGCGCTATTCACCATGACGCCGTCGTCAAGGTCCATGCGGTAGGGCGCGTCCACTTCACGGTCCTCTGTTTTGTCGTCCGGACGGGATGGGCCTTTTTCCGCGCACTGGCGCACCTTGGTGATGAACTCCTCGAGTTCCTCCAGCCACTTCTTGTGCTGGATGTAGCGCTTCTCGGCAGTCGCTTTGGTTTTCTTGTCTGGGCTGTTGCGCTCGGACTGAAGATCGACGAGTGCTCCCTCCAGCGCCTTGCGTTCGGGGAGGAGGTGGTCAGCGAGCAACGTGCTCAGGGTCGAGTCTGTCCAGCGGTGAATGGAAATAAATGCGACAAAGGATCTTTTCGTGGACGAGAGTGGGAGGTATATGGGCCGATTCTCGTAGAGCGCACGGTGATATTCGAAGAATTCGTTGCGGAGCCAGTCGTCGAGATTTAACGAGCCAATTTGAGGATGACACTCATCCCAGGCGGCATATAGGTCCGCAGTTTCCCTTTGCTTCGGAATCGGGGCGTGCGGCGTCAAGAAAAGCATGCCGTCGGGGAGGCTGTTCTTGTTTGAAGTTGCTGACACTCCTCGTCCATTGCGGTCGAAACGCCCAAGAGCAATGCCGAAGAAAAACGATAGCCGCTGCTGTGGACTCGGCGGTTCGGGGGAAGGCTTGAATTCAGGGATAGGGCTGCCGCTCTTGCGGTCCACTGCGGCCCGAGCCCAGTCCTGTGCAGATGCCCAAGCTGAAGCAGTGGGTTGGGAAAATTCGACAGACGGCTCTCTGCCTTTCTCGTGCTGCCGAAATTCTTCTTCAAGGCGACTGACGATTGTCTCTGCTCCATCGACGCGCCAGAGAGGAATGCGGTCGACATCGCCGACCTCAAAGCTCAGGCCTGGGTTCAGTGAAGAGATCACCTCCTTGGCCCGAGTCGAATTCAATAGACATACGACTTCAGCATGGTCTAGGGGGAATACGGAGGAGCCTTTGTTGGCGAAGACGCTCGGATATCGATGCAGTCGCGCGCCGAATTCCACTCCGATCATTGTGAATGCGACACCCAGGCGAAAGTAATACTGTGAGTTTTGGAATCGGGCGCCCCCACCTGCCTCCTCCAAAACACGCATTTCTAGTCCTGACTTCTTCCAGTTGATTATTTCGAGTAGCGGCTCAAACCAAAGCCTGCCTTTGCCACCGCGAATTGTGGGTGCCCACTGCGCTTCCATCCTGCTCGCGGCGGTGTCTTCCCTCTGTGGCAGTCGCGCAACTGAGTCGGTGGCGACTTCCCAAACGTATCGATTGAATCGCGTGTCGTCACCGGTGCAGATTCCCTTCTTGGCTGGAGCAAGATCACCCAATTTCGGAGTGGTCTGGTACTCTTTTAGAAAGTCGTGGCTCCAGTCGTATACGATGGGTTTGCCGATGATTGATTCGAAATCGAGGGTGTTGAAATCTTGTTGAGCATCGCAGGCAATGAGTGCTGCGCGGCGCCGAGCGGGTTTTCCTGCATCGCGAGTCGGATCGTTACGTGGGGCTGCCTGCACTGCAATGGAGGGCACGAATCGGGCGCACTTGCGGATGACAACCATGACTGCGGAGATGACGTCATCCATTGAGCGCGAGCTGAATGCGCCGGTGCCGAGGTCCGCGACAAGTCTGAGATCGTATTGAGCAAGCAGCCACGCCCTCAATGCTGAGTACTGGCTCAAGAACATCCAGTTCCTCATCGTCACCATTGCGGAGGCGCCGCCGGGACAGCAGAGTTCCAAGCTTCGTTCGAGGAATGCTGTATAGAGGTCCGCCTTGCCGCGCGGATAGTGCCTTGCGACGTAACTCGCGTCCTTCATGCGCGGCGTCCCTTGATATGGAGGATTGCCGACAACCAAGTGATACTTGCTTTCACGCACAATGCTCGCGAAGCGCAGGCCGGCGGTCAGTTGCTGACCTCGGAGCCGGAGTCCTATGTCCTCTTCGCCTGCATGCGCTGCGAGGAAGCCACTCAGTCGGTCGAGGATGAGCTTCTTTGCATCAGCTTTCTTGATAGGCGTAATCGTCTGTGTGTCCGGCGTTTCGAAGAAGTCTCGCTGCTTCGTCGCACGGGCGAATTCACCCTCGTGCGCCGCGATCGCCTTGTCCACTGCATCGCCCACCTTCAGCAGCGTGCCGAGGTGGTCGACACCCTTCAGCGCTTCGATGATCTGCCGCGTTAGCTCCGGCGGGATGTTGGTTTCAAGTCGGATGTCCGCTTCGAGCTTCACTAGCGCCGGATCGTTGCGGTCCAGGGAGGAGAGCCGAAGCGCCGGGGCGACGAGGTTCACCTGTGCAGGCGCAGCATTCTTCGCTAGGGCGCGCGCCTTGAGAAACAATGCAGCCGCAGCGATCTGTACGGCGCGCGGGTCGATGTCGACGCCATGCAGGTTGTTCTCAAGAATCCATTCGGCAATCTGCCGGTCGCTCCAGGACTCGCCCCGGTGCCGCGCTTCCTCCCGGTACAGTTCCGTGAGCTGGTCGAAGGCCACCACCAGGAAGTGGCCGCTCCCGCAAGCAGGGTCCAGGAGCTTCAACTCGCGGATGGATGCCGGTGCGTGGGTCACCACCTCCTGGGGCAGCGGCTGTGGGACGTAGTACTTCCACATTTCCTCGAGCACGCCCTCGATGGGCATCAGCGCATCCGGCTCGACTTCGCCCGCATCGCGCTTCTGGCGCCAGTCCGCCCGCCGCTCCTCCAGTGCTGCGCGCACGCCATGACTCTCCACGTCGGGCGTCCAGCTATTCTTGCGGCAGATGGCGAGCCAGGTGGAGCCGAGTGAGTTCTGGAGGAGCCACTCCACCATGTATCGCTCGGTGAACATCTGCGTCTTGGACGCGATCTCGTGCGGCTCAAGCTTCCCTCGGTCGTGGAGCTTGGCGTCCAGCGCCTCGCGGTCGGGGTCGTTCCAGTACTGGTAGACCCAGCCCAGCGTCATGTCGTCTCGCCACGCTTCCGCGGGCACCTCGTCGAGCGCTTCGATCAGCCGCCGCAGCGTCGCGGGGGGCGTGGGGAAGAGTGCCGTCAGCCCAACATCGCCGAACAATCCAGGGAGCGCCGTGGCGAGTTCATCGAAGAGGAGCTGGAGTAGCACGCCGTAGCCCTGCGTGTCGTCCTCGCAGAGTGTGGCGGCGAACTCCCGGAACTGGGCATAGCCTGGGCTCTTCCATCCGCCGGTGACCACGGCCGGCTTGGAGAGGCCCAGTGCCTCCAGGTGCCGGATGAGGACGAGCCGGTTCAGCAGCGTGGCACCGGCCTCCTTCACCGCGTTCCTGAACGCGCGTTCGCGCGCCTCCTTCGTGCCACCTTCCTCGGCAGCCCGTTCAGCGAGCGCGGTCTCCAGGCGCCGCCGCCGCTCCCAACGGTCCGCAGAGAGGCTGCCCCTCGCCTTCGCGAAGGGGACCGAGAGGAGGTAACGCTGCTTCGCGCTCTCCTCGAAGTCGAGGATGAGCGACTCCCGGAGTTCGCGCACCGTCTTTCGCAGCTTCGCCTTCGAGTCCGGGGTGAGTCGGTTGGAGGACATCTCGGGGCTCATGTCAGGCGCACCTTGTTTCCGCGATCCAGTTGCTCGCCGATTCGATCGCTTAGTTCCCGCAGCACGCGTTCCAGGTCGCCGCGGGTGGTGATCTCACGGCCGCGCAGGTTGAGCTCCACCCGGACGACCGGCTTCTCATCCTTGCCAGCGATGAGTTTATCGAGGATGGACTCGGCCTCCTCCGCAGCCTTCCTAAGCTTGTCCGCGAACTCCAGCCGGAGTTCATGGAGCGGCGGAGCCACGTCCTCGGGCGTGCTCTGCGTGAGCGCGAGGCCGATGGGCCGGAAGACCTGGTGGACCTCGTTGGGCGTGAGCCTCTCGAAGCCCGGCCGCTGACGGAGCTGCGCGCGAGCGGTCTCCGCGCTCGTCTCCTGGTCCCGCAGAAGCTGCTGGCGGCGCACGCGGTAGTGCTCGCGTATGCGCTGGAGCGCGGGCTCGATGGTGTTGATGTCATTCCAGGGGCGGCGGGCATTGAGCTGCGCCTCAAGGAGCGCCACGTCCTCGGCCATGGGCCCGATGGAGCCGTCGCGAGCGAGCTGCCGCACCTGGAAGTCGCGAACGTCACCGGCCCGCCGCAGCGCCAGCACCGCCTCCTCGGAGAGGTCGGTCATCAGCCGTTGCAGGAGCTGCGTGCCCTCGAGCAGGACGGGCAGCTCCGCCTTGAGCGCCTTGACGGTGGGGTCCACGTCCCGCGCGCGCCGGCAGATCTCCAGGGCGCGGGCGAGCTTCTGGAGGGCCTCCTCCGGAGGGGGCCTGCCGGGGAGCTGGTCGAAGCGCTGCTCCAGGGTGCGAAGCCGTTCCCGGAGGGCGGAGAACTGCGTGAACACCGCGCTGGCCAGCGCGTCCGGCGTGGGCTCGATGTCCTGGCCCAGGGACTCGAAGAAGCGCCGCATCGCGATGAGGTCGCGCTGGCTGACGGAGTCGTCCTTGTTGAGGAACAGCTCGCTCTTCTTGAATCGGGTGACCTGGAGGAAGGTCTCCCGCGCCCCGGCATCGTTGAAGGAGGTCAGCGTCGAGCCGTCCTCGAGCCGCAGCTTCACCTTATGGGCCCGGACGAGCGCGAGGACGCAGGCGCGCACGACGTCCGGAGGGAAGCCGTAGGGGGGGCGGGCGAAGTCCTGGAGCAGCACGTTGCCGGCGGTGCCGTCGTTTTTCTCGATGTAGCCGAGGATGACCTTAGGCACCGTGCCCTGGCAGGTGGGCAGGAAGCGGCCGCCGTCCTGGGACAGCAGGCCCAGCCCCTTGTCGAGGAACTTGGGCGAGACGCCGGTGAGCGTGGCGGCCAGGAGCTGCTCCAGCTCCTTGTCCGTCACCGCGATGTCCGTGTGGTGGGGATAGAGCTGCGGCAGGCGCGCGGTGCCAGCACCCGACATGATGGAGCCGAAGGAGCTGCCATACTCCCTGGCGGACTGCTGCTGGCCCCGGAAGTAGAGGTGGCCCTCGATGAATGCGCGCTCCACCGCTTCGCGCGCCTTCTTCTCGAGCGTGTCCCGCCGGTCCTGCTCGTCGAGGAGCAGCCGCCGCTTGTCGGAGCTGAGCGACTCGCGGCGGGGCTCATAGCGCTCCACCATGTAGCGCGACTGGCGCAGGGCCTTGAGCACATCGGTGAGGTCTTCGTCGGCCGCCACCCAGACGATGCGGTTCTCGAGCTGGGTTTCGGCGCTCAGCTTCGCCCACTCTGCGGGGGTGCGGTCCTTCTTCACGGAGATGAAGCGGAAGTCGAGGGTGACGCTGGCCTCGTCGGGGGTGTGGAGGATCCGCTCGTCGCGCATCTGGCGGCCATCGGAGAAGAGGGCGGACCAGTAGAAGGCGCGGCCCTTGAGCCGGGGACGCTCTGGGTCCTTCATGAGCTCCGCCAGCTTCTCACGCACGAGCCTGTGGCGCTCGTCCACGCTCACGCCCACTTCCTCTCGCTCGCGCTGCCATTCCTGGCCGGCGGAGCTTTGGATTTTGTAGCCCTCCTTCTCCGAGTAGCCGACGAGGTTGAGGTTGCGCAGCTTCTCCAGCGCGGGTTTCACCTGGTTGAGCGGGTTGCCGTCGCCCAGCTTCCCATAGAGACATGAGGCCACGAGTTCATCCGTGACGGCGCGCTGCTCGTGGTTGAGTTCGAGCAGCGCCACCGCCTTCACGGCTTTGGACGCCCAGGAATCGGCGGCGATTTCGGGGTGGGTGAGGATGCGGTTCATCGTGGCCTGCACGTCGGACTCGAAGGCCGTCTGCTGGAGGTCGTAGATGAGGTCCAGGGTGACGAGCTCTCCGAGGGGGCCTGCGGCGAGGCCCTTCTCGCGGAACAGCTCGCCCAACAGCTGCAACAGGCCACGGATGGCGTAGTCGTCGCCCTGCGTGCGGGAGGAGCGGACGCGCAGGCTGGTGGTCAGCTGCATGAGCAGGTCCACGTGCCCCGGCAGCATGGGGTAGACCTCGATGAAGTCCTCCTCGGTGAGCTGGCCGCACTCGTAGCCGTAGAGCTTGAGCTGGGGG
Proteins encoded in this window:
- a CDS encoding DEAD/DEAH box helicase, which encodes MSVFSRFPPRLQDAIVSRLGFQGLRPVQELAAEALLEGKNAVVLAPTAGGKTEASIFPVLAELIERPVSSVGAIYVAPIKALLNNQEERLGTYTEMVGLRRFVWHGDTPDTHKRAFVREPAELLMTTPESLEVMLISPRVPTQSLFSQLRYVVIDEVHALAGTDRGAHLLSVIERLAALGGHDVQRVGLSATVGNPADILAWLKGSSRREGAVVNPPKQPSQRRISISVPGTVADIARAGAALAHGKKSLFFCQTRSLTEAVSERMRGQGTDVFVHHSSVSLEERQRAEERFHHGQDACIVCTSTLELGIDVGDLDVVMQANAPTTVSSFLQRIGRTGRRAGQVANMTFLCEGSEEFLLAMALVELARSPWVEDVPVQTRCWPVLVQQLMALSLQFGAISREDAYHQLSRVSDFRGISRDEYEALVQHLVDQQFLYESAGKLSLGDRAERLFGRKNFAELYAVFTSPVMYRVIAGAQEIGSIEPTFVERLVEGMSSFLLGGRAWVVDHVIHTAREVHVRAAPAGKKPTWGGFMPRFLGREVCQRIRSLLEGEEELPYLDESATRELRTLRADLGPLLRRTNLPVQVDSEGSALWWNFAGGRINHTFKYTLEVTQGWKVVPDNFFLKITGVGVTHLAVEAALSALAQPSFWSAPGRMQSIRARIPPYRLSKFQDALPPTAEAEMLGAFFLDVPGASELSATALRISNF
- the pglZ gene encoding BREX-6 system phosphatase PglZ — encoded protein: MTAASTAPVSAFLEQRLLAELQAKKIVIWLDADGAYTVFVDELRRRAEARQFSTPVLAFRGSFLELMLALRQEGSTIDKPPLLLHLPGFNTESIRKTPALEMYECGAAFQQNLATLVREAANGRLPLPDIEAFVTAPDLSLEKADAWLARAGSASLDTHAEWVSRLEAPEFVNHLTGTSSERPDGAIRALQARAEALFGTDAAWFRKMPELTEAVVAWLLCVEFVHDLRRPPRAPDLMRLQSLPPPTVKRCQAEAARLRQMLPEQYRTWALGVEVWLKDKEQTDPKDLGRIDTFQFEALSIYQGAVAALASGDYRQALHWAQAHEASQGFWVQHEPPRRWAWALVGEAASLGVALLEAPRPLSGVTSLEEAVQRYVESAAAVDRAHREFEQRFAALYGPLLPELTALDQAFEKLRFAHSDWSDRLARDFAQLCRQTGSLPPPEIQQRTLFDQVIAPLLGRGERVALFVLDALRFEMALELQEEFKASGVNVELRARLAELPTVTSVGMNALAPVGREGRLFPVIKEGRFEGFRTGEALVARPDDRVKAMATRSEGRAPLHLRSIAELLETPAPRLKSQVSRTQLIIVHGQELDEAGESGLGVRVFQDVLRDVISARHHLELAGVSHFVLTADHGFLLGRGRKAHSFGARGQAQRRYAYSDTDRMDPGHFTLPLSTLGYEAKGFLVFREDTAEYDVGRPPGSFTHGGNSLQERVIPVLQLSRTRASRETGLRFTLQCETAPGGPGVHRLRVRASPAREPGQAPLAFASSQPVDVLMRVPQRADVRVVPKDIIGPGASAHAGSVRLDAATHDWTEVSFVLEGAVDERLPVELVLASDANVKASPPAFYSVSYVALPQPAVTRAPATSASEAPVSPKPLGGWGARLGDEDAGKVFDHLERFGSLNEAELIQLLGNARRARSFAARFDAFRDKLTFEVQVTMTADGKRYERL
- the brxD gene encoding BREX system ATP-binding protein BrxD yields the protein MSLSKRDIDNIFDSLRRGAVPERGLETFAVGIERERGELHRKLQRAAEGDGEMKFLRGGYGCGKTFLARLAVADAHERNFATSFVVVSDNDLHFHRFDDVYRKVVSELSTRACPRGALADVLDRWIARVEEHLTSLGKDPDAPGFDEEVLKKLDEELAARTKNEVPQDFVRVVRTIFQLKQRGQFADASALLSWLSGSENVSAAAKKHAGIKGELQSTDALAYLRGILAIVKGAGYAGLVIVIDEAETILRMKSDVRQKSLNGMRQILDAAGSFPGLLWLFTGTPEFFDTPRGVRGLQPLYDRIAFQSEGGYAPLKQPQLSLRPFDKPRLKEVGMKLRSLYPAKERQSFEVRVSPEYLDSLVDEVTAGFRGDVGVVPRQFLRRAVSVFDAVDENPDFQPAPGRPEIEPALTVTEASRQSGKPEYEPEADDAKGYAVIDF